One Mugil cephalus isolate CIBA_MC_2020 chromosome 8, CIBA_Mcephalus_1.1, whole genome shotgun sequence genomic window carries:
- the dgcr8 gene encoding microprocessor complex subunit DGCR8, whose protein sequence is MEIDDVLPPLPLEPPDGLDEGRAPPPPPLQTSSDAEVMDVSSGGDGYTYTPGDGEAKTLQPLSKGSITICSHLSNEASPSPPCPRTARHAPPVTKFLPDLKLLRDVKIRVSFTESSSSKDRKVLYTGKGQEAGSDDGLGGLNGELHNSISDQEVAEGSSGAGKTAGRRSEEAEVDLENKVEFAVLDELDDFCDNFLDHDNGDHGGFKSEVIVQQEQADDEAAAYSYEEEFDNDVDALLEEGMPVPKKMRPAEDKYGADSDHQSDGEGGVQPMMTKIKTVLKSRGRPPTEPLPDGWIMTFHNSGIPVYLHRETRVVTWSRPYFLGTGSIRKHDPPTSSIPCLHYKKMKEHEEKEINGEMTSSADKSPVKAGEETNGDERAGKSDATTEEQDILTDDIQEGEGTTDDILQNKESHPCDTAQGALGQVKAKVEVCKDESVELEEFRQYLEKCFDFEQVTVKKFRTWAERRQFNRDMKRKQAESERPILPANQKLITLSVQDAPTKKEFVINPNGKSEVCILHEYMQRVLKVRPVYSFFECENPSEPFGASVIIDGVTYGTGTASSKKLAKNKAARATLEILIPDFVKQTSEEKPVEGDELEYFNHISIEDSRVYELTNKAGLLSPYQILHECLKRNHGMGDTSIKFEVIPGKNQKSEYVMTCGKHTVRGWCKNKRVGKQLASQKILQMLHPHVKNWGSLLRMYGRESNKMVKKENSDKSVIELQQYAKKNKPNLHILNKLQEEMRKLATQREETRKKPKMTIMESAQPGSEPLCTVDV, encoded by the exons ATGGAGATAGATGATGTTCTACCCCCTCTCCCCTTGGAGCCACCTGATGGCCTAGATGAGGGCAgagcacctccaccacctcccctgCAAACGTCCAGTGACGCAGAGGTAATGGACGTTAGCTCTGGTGGTGATGGATACACATACACCCCAGGGGACGGGGAAGCCAAGACACTGCAGCCCCTCAGCAAGGGCTCGATAACTATCTGTAGCCACCTCTCAAATGAGGCCAGTCCCAGCCCACCGTGCCCCAGAACAGCCCGCCACGCTCCCCCGGTCACCAAGTTTCTGCCAGACCTCAAGCTGCTCAGAGATGTTAAGATCCGTGTAAGCTTCACTGAAAGCAGCAGTAGCAAAGACAGGAAGGTTTTGTACACAGGGAAAGGCCAGGAGGCAGGAAGTGATGATGGCTTAGGTGGTCTCAATGGGGAGCTGCACAACTCGATTAGTGACCAAGAAGTAGCTGAAGGTAGCTCTGGAGCAGGAAAGACTGCAGGCAGAAGGTCAGAGGAAGCTGAGGTAGACCTGGAAAACAAGGTAGAGTTCGCTGTCCTGGACGAGCTGGATGACTTCTGCGACAACTTCCTGGATCATGACAACGGAGATCATGGTGGCTTTAAGTCTGAGGTCATAGTTCAGCAGGAGCAAGCAGATGATGAGGCTGCAGCTTACTCCTATGAG GAGGAGTTTGACAATGATGTTGACGCTCTGCTGGAGGAGGGCATGCCCGTCCCAAAGAAGATGCGCCCGGCAGAGGACAAATATGGTGCAGACAGTGATCATCAGTCAGATGGTGAAGGAGGTGTTCAGCCCATGATGACCAAAATTAAGACAGTCCTGAAGA GTCGGGGACGTCCACCCACTGAGCCTCTACCTGACGGATGGATCATGACATTCCATAACTCAGGCATTCCAGTCTACCTGCACAGAGAGACCAGAGTGGTCACCTGGTCCAGACCCTACTTCCTTGGTACTGGCAGTATTAGG AAACACGACCCACCAACCAGCAGCATCCCTTGCCTACACTACAAGAAAATGAAGGAACATGAGGAAAAGGAGATAAATGGAGAGATGACATCTAGTGCAGATAAGTCCCCTGTCAAGGCAGGCGAAGAGACCAATGGTGACGAGAGAGCAGGCAAGTCTGACGCTACTACTGAGGAGCAGGACATTCTCACTGATGACATCCAGGAAGGAGAAGGTACCACTGATGACATCCTGCAGAATAAAGAGTCTCATCCATGTGACACTGCTCAAGGAGCCTTGGGACAGGTCAAGGCCAAGGTGGAGGTGTGCAAGGATGAGTCCGTAG AACTTGAAGAATTTCGTCAGTACCTTGAAAAGTGCTTTGACTTTGAGCAAGTCACTGTCAAGAAGTTTCGCACATGGGCTGAGCGAAGACAGTTCAACAGAGACATGAAGAGGAAGCAGGCAGAGTCAGAGAGGCCTATTCTACCTGCCAACCAGAAACTAATCACACTGTCAGTCCAAGATGCTCCTACTAAGAAAG AGTTTGTTATCAATCCTAATGGAAAGTCTGAAGTTTGCATCCTGCATGAATATATGCAGCGTGTCCTAAAGGTTCGAcctgtttacagtttttttgaATGTG AGAACCCAAGTGAACCCTTCGGCGCCTCGGTCATTATAGATGGAGTAACTTACGGCACAGGAACTGCAAGCAGTAAAAAACTTGCTAAGAATAAAGCTG CTCGAGCCACACTGGAAATCCtcatccctgactttgtgaagcAGACCTCGGAGGAGAAACCTGTCGAGGGAGATGAACTGGAg TATTTTAATCATATCAGTATAGAAGACTCAAGAGTGTATGAGCTGACCAACAAAGCAGGACTTCTTTCGCCATATCAGATTCTTCATGAGTGCCTTAAAAG AAACCATGGAATGGGAGACACCAGCATTAAATTTGAGGTGATCCCTGGAAAAAACCAGAAGAGTGAATACGTGATGACGTGTGGGAAACACACTGTGCGCGGCTGGT GCAAGAACAAGAGGGTTGGCAAACAGCTGGCATCTCAGAAGATCTTACAGATGCTTCACCCCCATGTCAAGAATTGGGGCTCACTGCTGCGCATGTACGGCAGAGAGAGCAATAAGATGGTCAAGAAG GAGAACTCTGACAAGAGTGTGATCGAGCTCCAGCAGTATGCCAAAAAGAACAAGCCAAACCTTCATATCTTGAACAAATTGCAAGAAGAAATGAGGAAACTGGCTACTCAGAGG GAGGAAACGAGGAAGAAACCTAAAATGACCATAATGGAGTCGGCCCAACCAGGGAGCGAACCCCTCTGCACTGTCGACGTTTAA